In Arthrobacter sp. QXT-31, one genomic interval encodes:
- a CDS encoding anthranilate synthase component I produces the protein MQDLGIISPGLEEFRELAAHSRVIPVRLKVLADAETPIGLYRKLAQGQPGTFLMESAAVGGAWSRYSFIGSRSRATLTTKDGEAHWLGEPPAGVPVDGNPVDAIRDTIEALRTDRFDGLPPFTSGLVGFLGWETVRHWEKLTSPPEDDLQLPELALNLVTDMAVHDNMDGTVLLIANAINFDNSSERVDEAWHDAVARVKELLARISTPVLQPVSVLEPAALDFAASVQERWHEPEYLAALDRGKEAIVDGEVFQVVISRRFEMECGASPLDVYRVLRNTNPSPYMYIFSLEDAAGREYSIVGSSPEALVTVTGEDVITHPIAGSRPRGKTVDADKALAEELLADQKERAEHLMLVDLSRNDLSKVCVAGSVDVTQFMEVERFSHIMHLVSTVVGRLAPTAKAYDVLKATFPAGTLSGAPKPRALRLLDELEPHRRGIYGGVVGYLDFAGDMDMAIAIRSALLREGRAYVQAGGGIVADSSNPAEAQETVNKAAAPLRAVHTAGSLHNITPDSVNTPGPVEEANS, from the coding sequence ATGCAGGACCTCGGAATCATCAGCCCTGGCCTGGAAGAATTCCGGGAACTCGCCGCCCACAGCCGGGTCATCCCTGTCCGGCTGAAGGTGCTGGCGGATGCTGAAACACCGATCGGGCTGTACCGGAAGCTGGCGCAGGGCCAGCCGGGCACCTTCCTCATGGAGTCGGCGGCTGTCGGCGGTGCCTGGTCCCGCTACTCGTTCATCGGTTCGCGGTCCCGCGCCACACTGACCACCAAGGACGGAGAAGCGCACTGGCTGGGTGAGCCGCCGGCGGGTGTGCCAGTGGACGGAAACCCTGTTGACGCCATCCGCGACACCATCGAGGCGCTGCGAACCGACCGGTTCGACGGGCTCCCGCCCTTCACCTCCGGCTTGGTGGGATTCCTGGGCTGGGAAACGGTCCGACACTGGGAAAAGCTGACCAGCCCGCCCGAGGACGACCTGCAGCTTCCCGAACTGGCACTGAACCTCGTCACCGACATGGCCGTCCACGACAACATGGACGGCACGGTGCTGCTGATAGCCAACGCCATCAACTTCGACAACAGCTCCGAGCGGGTCGACGAAGCCTGGCATGACGCCGTCGCGCGTGTGAAGGAACTGCTGGCGCGCATCAGCACCCCGGTGCTCCAGCCGGTGTCCGTGCTGGAACCGGCCGCCCTCGATTTTGCCGCCAGCGTCCAGGAACGCTGGCACGAACCCGAGTACCTCGCTGCCCTCGACCGCGGCAAGGAGGCGATCGTGGACGGCGAAGTCTTCCAGGTGGTCATCTCGCGCCGCTTCGAGATGGAGTGCGGGGCGTCGCCGCTGGATGTCTACCGGGTGCTGCGCAACACCAACCCGAGCCCCTACATGTACATCTTCAGCCTCGAGGATGCCGCCGGCCGCGAGTACTCGATCGTCGGGTCCTCGCCGGAGGCGCTGGTGACCGTCACCGGCGAGGACGTCATCACGCACCCCATCGCCGGGTCGCGGCCCCGCGGCAAGACCGTGGACGCGGACAAGGCGCTGGCCGAGGAACTCCTCGCGGACCAGAAGGAACGCGCCGAGCACCTCATGCTGGTGGACCTCTCCCGGAACGACCTCTCAAAGGTATGCGTGGCCGGCTCTGTGGATGTCACCCAGTTCATGGAGGTGGAGCGGTTCAGCCACATCATGCACCTGGTCTCCACCGTCGTCGGACGCCTGGCCCCCACGGCCAAGGCTTACGACGTCCTTAAAGCCACCTTCCCGGCCGGAACCCTCTCCGGCGCCCCCAAGCCCCGCGCCCTGCGTCTGCTCGATGAGCTCGAGCCGCACCGGCGCGGCATCTACGGCGGGGTGGTGGGCTATCTCGACTTCGCCGGTGACATGGACATGGCCATCGCTATCCGTTCCGCGCTCCTGCGCGAGGGACGCGCATACGTCCAGGCCGGCGGCGGCATCGTGGCGGACTCCAGCAACCCGGCCGAGGCGCAGGAAACCGTCAACAAGGCAGCGGCCCCGCTGCGTGCGGTCCATACCGCCGGTTCGCTGCACAACATCACGCCCGATTCGGTGAACACCCCCGGCCCGGTGGAAGAGGCAAACTCCTGA
- a CDS encoding Trp biosynthesis-associated membrane protein: protein MAGPAGSATPAKAPSRVPGWARKSTVVMLIAALALAAFGTTTQTWLTVHLDPQQLGQAAGSEGGLQVQGSKAATTVTALALVALAGGLAASIAGKIGRWIITAIIVLAAAGIIAAAATVLADPLAAAQGSIAAATGVSGGSADVSVSAFPVLAVVAGSLLALCGLLVVPAGRYWKSRTRYDTAAAGPAGQQTGPVDEIDSWDRLSRGDDPT from the coding sequence ATGGCGGGTCCCGCAGGATCCGCCACACCGGCGAAGGCGCCCAGCAGGGTTCCGGGGTGGGCCCGCAAGTCCACTGTGGTGATGCTGATCGCGGCCCTTGCACTGGCGGCCTTCGGCACCACCACCCAGACCTGGCTGACCGTCCACCTCGACCCGCAGCAGCTGGGCCAGGCGGCAGGCAGCGAGGGCGGTCTTCAGGTGCAGGGGAGCAAGGCTGCCACAACCGTCACGGCCCTGGCCCTCGTCGCACTGGCGGGCGGTCTCGCGGCGTCCATCGCGGGGAAAATCGGACGCTGGATCATCACCGCCATCATCGTGCTCGCAGCTGCCGGCATCATCGCCGCTGCCGCGACGGTCCTCGCTGATCCCCTCGCCGCGGCCCAGGGATCCATCGCCGCGGCCACCGGGGTCTCGGGAGGCAGCGCGGACGTGAGCGTCAGTGCGTTCCCGGTGCTCGCCGTCGTCGCAGGTTCGCTGCTGGCCTTGTGCGGCCTGCTGGTGGTTCCGGCGGGACGGTACTGGAAGTCCCGCACCAGGTACGACACCGCCGCGGCCGGTCCCGCAGGCCAGCAGACCGGTCCCGTGGACGAGATCGACAGCTGGGACAGGCTCTCCCGGGGCGACGACCCCACCTGA